The Chryseobacterium geocarposphaerae genome window below encodes:
- the htpG gene encoding molecular chaperone HtpG gives MTKGNINVSVENIFPLIKKFLYSDHEIFLRELISNATDATLKLKHLTSIGEAKVEYGNPKLEVKIDKENKTLHIIDQGIGMTGEEVEKYINQVAFSGAEEFLEKYKDSAKDSGIIGHFGLGFYSAFMVAEKVEILTKSYKDEPAVRWICDGSPEFTLEETADKTERGTEIILHIAEDSVEFLEEGKIRELLLKYNKFMPVPIKFGTKTHTLPLPEDAPEDAVAETEEVDNIINNPTPAWTIAPSELTNEDYMKFYHELYPMQFEEPLFNIHLNVDYPFNLTGILFFPKLSNNLNIEKDKIQLYQNQVFVTDEVKGIVPDFLMLLRGVIDSPDIPLNVSRSYLQADGAVKKISSYITKKVADKMSSLINENREDYEKKWNDIKVVIEYGIVTEEKFAEKADKFTLYPTTDGKYFLWNELEEKIKLNQTDKDGNLVVLYASNADEQHSYIQSAKDKGYEVLLLDSPIIPHVIQKLETSKEKISFVRVDADHINNLIKKDEPIIAKLNETEKESLKKNVEEAINDTKFTVQLEDLDSNDAPFTITQPEFMRRMKDMQATGGGGMFGMGGFPEMYNLVVNSNSEFANQILNTESSEEKAGLIKHALDLAKLSQNLLKGKDLTDFIQRSYQNLNK, from the coding sequence ATGACGAAAGGAAATATTAATGTATCTGTGGAAAATATTTTTCCGCTTATTAAGAAATTCTTGTACAGTGACCACGAAATCTTTTTAAGAGAATTGATTTCCAATGCAACGGATGCCACTTTAAAACTAAAGCATTTAACGAGCATTGGTGAAGCGAAAGTTGAATATGGAAATCCAAAACTTGAAGTTAAGATCGATAAAGAGAATAAGACTCTTCATATTATCGACCAAGGAATCGGGATGACGGGTGAAGAAGTTGAAAAATATATCAACCAGGTTGCCTTTTCCGGAGCAGAAGAGTTTTTGGAGAAATATAAAGACTCTGCAAAAGATTCAGGAATCATAGGTCATTTCGGACTTGGATTCTATTCTGCCTTTATGGTTGCAGAGAAGGTTGAGATCTTAACCAAATCCTACAAAGATGAACCTGCCGTTCGCTGGATCTGCGACGGAAGCCCTGAATTTACTTTAGAAGAAACTGCCGATAAAACGGAAAGAGGAACTGAAATCATTCTTCATATCGCTGAAGACTCCGTAGAATTTTTAGAAGAAGGAAAAATCCGTGAATTGTTATTAAAATACAACAAATTCATGCCTGTTCCTATTAAATTCGGAACCAAAACACATACATTGCCTTTACCGGAAGACGCTCCTGAAGATGCAGTTGCAGAAACCGAGGAAGTTGATAACATCATCAACAACCCTACTCCGGCCTGGACGATTGCTCCAAGTGAGCTGACCAATGAAGATTATATGAAATTCTACCACGAATTGTATCCAATGCAGTTTGAGGAGCCTTTATTTAATATTCATTTGAATGTTGATTATCCGTTCAACTTAACGGGGATTTTATTCTTCCCAAAACTGAGCAATAATCTAAATATTGAAAAAGATAAAATCCAGTTATATCAGAACCAGGTATTTGTAACGGATGAAGTGAAAGGTATCGTTCCGGATTTCCTAATGCTTCTTCGTGGGGTAATTGATTCTCCGGATATTCCGTTGAACGTTTCCCGTTCGTATTTACAGGCAGATGGTGCCGTGAAGAAAATCTCTTCTTACATCACGAAAAAAGTTGCCGACAAAATGTCATCTCTAATCAATGAAAACCGCGAGGACTATGAAAAAAAATGGAATGACATTAAAGTGGTTATTGAATACGGAATTGTAACGGAAGAGAAATTTGCTGAGAAAGCAGACAAATTCACATTATACCCTACAACAGACGGAAAGTATTTCTTGTGGAATGAATTAGAAGAAAAAATTAAATTAAATCAAACCGATAAAGATGGAAATTTAGTAGTTCTTTACGCTTCCAACGCTGATGAACAGCACAGTTATATCCAGTCAGCAAAAGATAAAGGGTATGAAGTTCTTCTGTTAGATTCACCAATCATTCCTCACGTGATCCAAAAGCTTGAAACTTCAAAAGAGAAAATTTCTTTTGTAAGAGTAGATGCAGATCACATCAACAATCTGATCAAAAAAGACGAACCAATCATCGCTAAATTGAACGAAACGGAAAAAGAATCGTTGAAGAAAAATGTTGAAGAAGCAATCAATGATACAAAATTCACGGTTCAGCTGGAAGATTTAGACAGCAATGATGCTCCGTTTACGATTACCCAGCCAGAATTCATGAGAAGAATGAAAGATATGCAGGCAACCGGTGGAGGCGGAATGTTTGGAATGGGCGGATTCCCTGAAATGTACAACCTGGTAGTAAATTCCAACAGCGAGTTTGCCAACCAAATTTTAAATACAGAAAGTTCCGAGGAAAAAGCAGGTTTAATTAAACATGCTCTAGATCTGGCAAAACTTTCTCAGAATCTATTGAAAGGAAAAGATCTGACTGACTTTATTCAAAGAAGCTATCAGAACCTGAATAAATAA
- a CDS encoding MGMT family protein, whose product MIYDKKSIALSGIHNILKLFSGPEIMFTFILFSYFMDEIFKQQVWEITKLVPKGRVTSYGAIAKAVGYPNHSRHVGKAMGGCPKDVPAHRVISSSGTLSVPEFQVRLEAEGIEVENFRIKNFKKLFWNPLDEL is encoded by the coding sequence TTGATCTATGATAAGAAATCGATTGCATTATCAGGAATTCATAATATTTTAAAATTATTTTCAGGTCCGGAAATTATGTTTACCTTTATTCTATTCAGCTATTTTATGGACGAAATATTTAAACAACAGGTATGGGAAATTACCAAGTTAGTTCCCAAAGGCAGAGTAACGAGTTACGGAGCGATTGCAAAAGCAGTGGGGTATCCTAACCATTCACGGCATGTAGGGAAGGCGATGGGAGGCTGCCCGAAAGATGTCCCGGCTCATCGGGTCATTTCAAGTTCGGGAACTTTATCTGTTCCGGAATTTCAGGTAAGATTAGAAGCAGAGGGAATTGAGGTAGAAAATTTTAGGATCAAGAATTTTAAGAAATTATTCTGGAATCCTTTGGATGAGCTGTAA
- a CDS encoding glucose 1-dehydrogenase translates to MANLKGKVIIVTGAAMGLGLAAADVLASKGADLTLVDYNAEALDKTKADLQSKYPENKFLTVTADVSVEENVKNYVDQTVKTFGKVDGLYNNAGIEGKQAPLIDYDINIFKKVIDINLLGVYYGMKYVIPELQKNGGGRIVNVASVGGIRGVLNQTAYVATKHAVAGMTKNAALEYGKDNILTNAIAPGAILTPMVAEAFKQVNPNDPKAAEQEYASRNPTRRLGDPMDVGHLVAYLLSDENGYVSGQVIAIDGGESNMYGNP, encoded by the coding sequence ATGGCAAATTTAAAAGGAAAAGTAATAATTGTAACAGGAGCAGCAATGGGACTTGGTCTGGCTGCAGCGGATGTATTAGCTTCTAAAGGAGCCGATTTGACATTAGTAGATTATAATGCTGAAGCTTTGGACAAAACCAAGGCTGATCTACAATCAAAATATCCCGAAAATAAATTCTTAACCGTTACAGCAGATGTTTCTGTGGAAGAAAACGTGAAAAATTATGTTGACCAAACCGTTAAAACGTTTGGAAAAGTTGACGGATTATATAACAACGCTGGAATTGAAGGAAAGCAGGCCCCTTTGATTGATTATGACATCAATATTTTCAAAAAAGTAATTGATATCAACCTTTTAGGTGTTTATTATGGAATGAAATATGTGATCCCTGAATTACAGAAAAACGGAGGCGGAAGAATTGTAAACGTTGCTTCTGTTGGCGGAATTAGAGGGGTTCTGAATCAGACTGCTTATGTTGCAACAAAACATGCTGTAGCAGGTATGACAAAAAATGCAGCTTTGGAATATGGAAAAGATAATATTTTAACGAATGCTATTGCTCCGGGAGCTATTTTAACACCTATGGTTGCGGAAGCTTTTAAACAGGTAAATCCAAATGATCCCAAAGCAGCTGAACAAGAATATGCATCCAGAAACCCTACAAGAAGATTAGGAGATCCAATGGATGTTGGACATTTGGTAGCCTATTTATTAAGTGATGAAAACGGATATGTTTCAGGACAGGTAATTGCTATTGACGGAGGAGAATCCAATATGTATGGAAATCCATAG
- a CDS encoding acyltransferase family protein has translation MENLRKNTFEALTGMRAIAAIMVFVYHNRKYWRHDLPFPIMRFISEWHIGVTVFFVLSGFLLAYRYEDSPLESKKSYLKYILLRIARIFPLYWILLSFFFFDTAYSRNVNTYFLQYSLLYSLFEKYSVSGIVQAWSLQVEFFFYLLSPLLFLLLKKSWKYCILFLLGIFLFSCGIGYGLHWYNGNPEGFLYPLNFMMGNTFFARSLEFFFGMLLAYLMKKEKGIGFLARLKNPTLYGGIAIIVFTIAIALFARNNFVHGVERWEGRLIHELFLPVAIAIFFWGLMSEKTLISKILSSRLFILLGNASFVFYLIHISYFNLKLKSYLYLPDHNFILLWICSIIIYLWIEKPLYEWCRKIIAKVK, from the coding sequence TTGGAGAATCTAAGGAAAAATACATTCGAAGCTCTTACGGGAATGCGTGCCATTGCGGCGATTATGGTGTTTGTATATCATAATCGTAAATATTGGCGTCATGATCTGCCTTTTCCGATTATGCGTTTTATCAGTGAATGGCATATCGGAGTAACGGTTTTCTTTGTTTTGAGTGGTTTTTTGTTGGCCTATCGCTATGAAGATTCACCTTTAGAATCAAAAAAATCTTACTTAAAATATATTCTGCTCCGTATCGCGAGAATTTTTCCGTTGTATTGGATTTTACTGAGTTTTTTCTTCTTTGATACGGCATATTCCCGAAATGTAAATACTTATTTCCTGCAATATTCACTGTTGTATTCATTATTTGAAAAGTATTCGGTTTCAGGAATTGTACAGGCGTGGTCGCTTCAGGTGGAATTCTTTTTTTATTTGCTGTCTCCACTTTTATTTTTGCTGTTGAAGAAAAGTTGGAAATATTGCATTTTATTTTTGTTGGGGATTTTTCTTTTCAGTTGTGGAATAGGTTACGGCCTGCATTGGTATAACGGTAATCCTGAAGGATTTTTGTATCCATTGAATTTCATGATGGGAAATACTTTTTTCGCAAGAAGCTTAGAATTCTTTTTTGGAATGTTACTGGCTTATCTGATGAAGAAAGAAAAAGGGATTGGATTTTTAGCAAGATTGAAAAATCCGACTTTATACGGAGGGATTGCAATTATAGTTTTTACGATTGCTATTGCTCTTTTTGCCAGAAACAACTTCGTACATGGAGTGGAACGATGGGAGGGAAGGTTAATCCATGAATTGTTTCTGCCAGTTGCCATTGCCATTTTCTTTTGGGGATTAATGTCTGAAAAAACTTTGATATCTAAAATACTGTCGTCCAGATTATTTATTCTTTTGGGCAATGCTTCTTTTGTTTTCTATCTTATTCATATCAGCTATTTTAATCTTAAGCTCAAGTCATATCTGTATTTACCTGATCACAATTTTATTTTATTGTGGATCTGCTCTATTATTATTTATTTATGGATTGAAAAGCCTCTTTATGAGTGGTGTAGAAAAATAATTGCGAAAGTTAAATAA
- a CDS encoding deoxyhypusine synthase family protein, whose protein sequence is MGKPITEFIEKYYLHFNAAALVDASKGYVAHLKDGGKMMITLAGAMSTAELGKILAEMIRQDKVDFISCTGANLEEDLMNLVAHSHYERVPHYRDLTPQEEWDLLERGLNRVTDTCIPEEEAFRRLQKHIFEIWKDADNKGERYFPHEYMYKMILSGVLEQYYEIPRENSWMIAAAEKNLPIVVPGWEDSTMGNIFASYCIKGELKFSTMKSGIEYMAYLADWYTKNSAGKGVGFFQIGGGIAGDFPICVVPMLYQDMEMHDIPFWSYFCQISDSTTSYGSYSGAVPNEKITWGKLDITTPKFIVESDATICAPLMFSYILENS, encoded by the coding sequence ATGGGCAAACCGATAACTGAATTCATAGAAAAATATTACCTTCACTTTAATGCTGCTGCATTGGTGGATGCTTCTAAAGGATATGTTGCACACCTTAAAGATGGCGGAAAAATGATGATTACTTTGGCAGGAGCAATGTCTACTGCAGAGTTGGGGAAAATTCTTGCTGAAATGATCCGTCAGGATAAAGTAGATTTTATCTCTTGTACAGGTGCAAACCTTGAAGAAGATCTTATGAATCTTGTAGCGCATTCTCATTATGAAAGAGTACCTCACTACAGAGATCTTACACCTCAGGAAGAGTGGGATCTATTGGAAAGAGGGCTAAACAGGGTTACAGATACTTGTATCCCTGAAGAAGAAGCTTTCAGAAGACTGCAGAAACACATCTTTGAAATCTGGAAAGATGCGGATAATAAAGGAGAAAGATATTTCCCGCACGAATATATGTATAAAATGATCCTTTCGGGAGTTCTGGAGCAGTATTACGAAATTCCCAGAGAAAACTCTTGGATGATTGCTGCGGCTGAGAAAAACTTACCAATCGTAGTTCCGGGATGGGAAGATTCAACAATGGGTAACATCTTCGCTTCTTACTGTATCAAAGGAGAATTGAAATTCTCTACGATGAAGTCAGGAATTGAATATATGGCTTATTTAGCGGATTGGTATACTAAAAATTCAGCAGGAAAAGGAGTTGGTTTCTTCCAGATTGGTGGAGGTATCGCAGGGGATTTCCCAATTTGTGTAGTACCAATGTTGTATCAGGATATGGAAATGCATGATATTCCGTTCTGGTCTTATTTCTGTCAGATTTCAGACTCTACAACATCTTATGGCTCTTATTCAGGAGCGGTTCCAAATGAGAAAATCACTTGGGGTAAATTAGACATTACAACACCGAAGTTTATCGTTGAAAGTGATGCTACCATCTGTGCACCATTGATGTTCTCTTATATTTTAGAGAATTCTTAA
- the arfB gene encoding alternative ribosome rescue aminoacyl-tRNA hydrolase ArfB, producing the protein MKDFSKELSFKTSRSSGAGGQNVNKVETSATVLWNVSESEFFTDEQKDLIEDKLKNRINADGFLFLTVSESRTQLMNKNKAIEKILEIVDKALFIPKKRIATKPSKAKKQKRLDTKKKLSEKKENRRFKF; encoded by the coding sequence ATGAAAGATTTTTCAAAGGAACTTAGCTTCAAAACTTCCCGCAGCAGTGGGGCAGGAGGTCAGAATGTGAATAAAGTGGAGACTTCTGCGACGGTTCTTTGGAATGTTTCGGAATCTGAATTTTTTACTGATGAACAAAAAGATTTGATTGAGGATAAATTGAAAAACAGGATCAACGCAGATGGTTTTTTATTCTTAACGGTTTCCGAAAGTCGAACTCAATTAATGAATAAAAATAAAGCGATTGAAAAGATCCTGGAAATTGTTGATAAAGCATTATTTATTCCCAAAAAACGGATTGCAACAAAGCCCTCTAAAGCCAAGAAACAGAAAAGATTGGATACCAAAAAAAAACTTTCGGAGAAAAAAGAAAACAGGAGGTTTAAGTTTTAA
- a CDS encoding AMP-binding protein has product MLIDFNNLNINQLSFETEFEIKIKSFLEEWFSDSETVKVQTSGSTGVPKIFDIEKKKMINSAEMTCNFLELEEGNTALICLPVEYISGKMMVVRSVIRKLKLIIVDPSTRPIEDLNEEIDFCAMTPLQVENSLGKLHLIKNLIIGGAAVSESLKKKIYQTLRLSNSSTKIFETYGMSETLSHVGLKQIAPNAEDFFTAFENVEISKDERGCLKIFAPKVNAEVLQTNDLVEIKDKNQFRFLGRMDNVINSGGAKIFPEQLEALIKKEIPNEAIFLGIADESLGQKLILIIEGKKSANLLEKISGISFEKNFHKPKEIIFIENIPRTPNGKVNRIELKNML; this is encoded by the coding sequence ATGCTGATAGACTTCAATAATCTCAATATTAATCAATTATCTTTTGAAACCGAATTTGAAATTAAAATTAAAAGTTTCTTGGAGGAATGGTTTTCAGATTCCGAAACGGTAAAAGTACAGACTTCGGGGTCTACGGGGGTTCCAAAGATATTTGATATTGAGAAAAAGAAAATGATTAATTCTGCAGAAATGACCTGCAATTTTTTAGAATTAGAAGAAGGGAATACTGCTTTAATCTGTTTGCCTGTTGAATATATTTCAGGGAAAATGATGGTTGTTCGGTCTGTCATCAGAAAACTAAAACTAATAATTGTTGATCCTTCTACAAGACCAATTGAAGATCTGAACGAGGAAATTGACTTTTGTGCCATGACGCCGCTTCAGGTAGAAAATTCTTTGGGTAAACTGCATTTAATTAAAAATCTGATTATTGGTGGAGCAGCGGTTTCTGAAAGTTTAAAAAAGAAAATTTATCAAACACTCAGACTTTCAAATTCTTCAACTAAAATATTTGAAACTTACGGAATGTCGGAAACGCTTTCTCATGTTGGATTAAAACAGATTGCTCCAAATGCGGAAGATTTTTTTACGGCTTTTGAAAACGTCGAGATTTCTAAGGATGAGAGAGGTTGTCTGAAAATCTTTGCTCCAAAAGTAAATGCTGAGGTATTACAAACTAATGATTTAGTTGAGATTAAAGATAAAAATCAATTTAGATTTTTAGGTAGAATGGACAATGTAATCAATTCCGGAGGGGCAAAAATTTTTCCTGAACAACTGGAAGCTTTAATTAAAAAAGAAATTCCCAATGAGGCTATTTTTTTAGGAATTGCTGATGAAAGTTTGGGACAGAAATTGATATTGATTATTGAAGGAAAAAAGTCAGCAAATCTGTTGGAAAAGATTTCGGGTATTTCTTTTGAGAAAAATTTTCACAAGCCGAAAGAAATAATTTTCATTGAAAACATTCCGAGAACCCCCAATGGAAAGGTAAATAGAATCGAATTAAAAAATATGCTGTAA
- a CDS encoding helix-turn-helix domain-containing protein — MKVCGQNIRKIRRERDFTQEYMAFEMGISQKAYSDIENSKVKINLEILTKISEILEIKPSDICSISHKCGNDEYENKFHDLVEYMKKNNIAIPKDYL; from the coding sequence ATGAAAGTGTGCGGACAAAATATAAGGAAAATACGGAGAGAAAGGGATTTCACTCAGGAATATATGGCTTTTGAGATGGGGATTTCTCAGAAAGCTTACTCTGATATAGAAAATTCTAAGGTGAAGATCAATCTGGAAATTTTAACTAAGATTTCGGAGATTTTAGAAATTAAGCCTTCGGATATCTGTAGTATTTCTCATAAATGCGGAAATGATGAATACGAAAATAAATTTCATGATCTTGTAGAGTACATGAAAAAAAATAATATCGCTATTCCTAAGGATTATTTGTAA
- the ccoN gene encoding cytochrome-c oxidase, cbb3-type subunit I produces METQKFNYDNTIVRAFLYATIAFGLVGFLLGLTAALMLFYPELPEFLFGTDDTTIKSLASGNIQGLINTQGALGFGRIRMLHTSAVIFAFVCNSFFCGAYYSMQRLLKTRMYSDTLSWIHFWTWQIMIVSVVITFLMGINTSKEYAEHEWPIDILITVSWVVFGINMFGTIAKRRVRHLYVAIWFFIGTWIAVAMLHIFNNLEVPLSFTSWKSYSIYAGAKDALVQWWYGHNAVAFVLTTPVLGLMYYFLPKAADRPVFSYKLSIIHFWSLIFVYLWAGPHHLQYTALPAWAQAVGTGFSIMLIAPSWGGMLNGLLTLRGAWDKVRENPILKFFVVAVTCYGMATFEGPLLATKSLNKIGHYTDWVIGHVHIGALGWNGFMAFGIVYYLIPVMWRTPLWSKKLANWHFWLGTLGIIFYAVPMYISGFTQGLMWKQFNPDGTLLWKNWLDTVTAIIPYYKMRFLGGLFYISGAILMVVNVIKTIRAGSFQREVPAEAPALANIGSTRKEGEGIHLWLERTPKLLSILAFITIAIGGLVEIIPTLTLKQSVPTITAVKPYSPLELEGRDLYIREGCNACHSQMIRPFRDEIVRFEGKNGQYSKAGEFIYDRPFLWGSKRTGPDLHREGGRNPDSWHFKHMYNPRITSAGSIMPRFPWLITNKLDKTKMVDKMKLMKNYFDVPYTKAEIDSANQWANNQAAGIVKRIYSEATDVKEQIEKDRAAKGATFVPLEQREIVAMIAYLQRLGTDIKTTQIQTASAE; encoded by the coding sequence ATGGAGACGCAAAAATTTAATTATGACAATACTATTGTCAGAGCATTCCTCTATGCTACAATTGCATTCGGTTTAGTCGGTTTTTTACTCGGACTTACCGCTGCACTGATGCTTTTTTATCCTGAACTTCCCGAATTTTTATTCGGAACAGATGATACCACCATTAAAAGTTTAGCATCTGGGAACATTCAGGGACTGATTAATACACAAGGAGCCCTTGGTTTCGGAAGGATCAGAATGTTGCATACGAGTGCGGTGATTTTTGCTTTTGTCTGTAATTCCTTTTTCTGTGGCGCCTACTACAGTATGCAGAGATTACTTAAAACAAGAATGTACAGTGACACCTTATCATGGATACATTTCTGGACCTGGCAAATCATGATTGTCAGTGTAGTGATTACTTTCCTTATGGGAATCAATACCTCTAAAGAATATGCAGAACACGAATGGCCAATTGATATTTTAATAACAGTTTCATGGGTTGTGTTCGGGATCAATATGTTCGGAACAATCGCCAAAAGACGTGTAAGACATTTATATGTTGCCATCTGGTTTTTCATCGGAACCTGGATTGCAGTAGCCATGCTTCATATTTTCAATAATCTTGAAGTCCCGTTATCATTCACAAGCTGGAAATCCTATTCGATCTATGCAGGAGCAAAAGATGCCTTGGTTCAGTGGTGGTACGGTCACAATGCAGTAGCATTCGTATTAACGACCCCGGTTTTAGGCTTGATGTATTATTTCTTACCAAAAGCTGCAGATAGACCCGTTTTTTCTTATAAATTGTCTATTATTCACTTCTGGTCACTCATCTTCGTTTATCTTTGGGCAGGACCGCACCATTTGCAATACACTGCGCTCCCAGCTTGGGCGCAAGCGGTAGGAACAGGTTTCTCAATTATGCTGATTGCACCATCTTGGGGAGGTATGCTGAACGGGCTTTTAACCTTAAGAGGAGCCTGGGATAAAGTAAGAGAAAATCCTATTCTAAAATTCTTCGTTGTAGCTGTTACGTGTTACGGTATGGCAACGTTTGAAGGTCCGCTTTTAGCAACAAAATCTTTAAACAAAATAGGGCATTATACCGATTGGGTAATTGGTCACGTACACATCGGAGCTCTTGGCTGGAACGGTTTCATGGCTTTTGGTATCGTCTACTATCTTATCCCTGTCATGTGGAGAACACCACTTTGGTCTAAGAAACTTGCCAACTGGCATTTCTGGCTGGGAACTTTAGGAATTATTTTCTACGCCGTTCCAATGTATATTTCAGGATTTACTCAGGGGTTAATGTGGAAACAATTCAACCCGGACGGAACTTTATTGTGGAAAAACTGGCTGGATACCGTAACTGCAATCATTCCATATTATAAAATGAGATTTTTGGGTGGCTTATTTTATATCTCAGGAGCTATTTTAATGGTTGTAAACGTTATAAAAACCATCAGAGCCGGATCATTCCAGAGAGAAGTTCCTGCAGAAGCACCTGCATTGGCCAATATCGGAAGTACGAGAAAAGAAGGGGAAGGAATCCATTTATGGCTGGAAAGAACTCCGAAATTATTATCAATATTAGCTTTCATCACCATTGCCATTGGAGGATTGGTAGAAATTATACCGACATTAACTTTAAAGCAAAGTGTACCAACCATTACCGCCGTTAAACCTTATTCGCCGCTAGAGTTGGAAGGAAGAGATTTATACATCCGCGAAGGTTGTAATGCCTGTCACTCACAAATGATACGACCATTCAGGGACGAGATTGTAAGATTTGAAGGCAAGAACGGGCAGTATTCTAAAGCCGGAGAATTTATTTATGACAGACCTTTCCTTTGGGGATCGAAAAGAACAGGACCTGACTTACATAGAGAAGGAGGAAGAAATCCTGATTCATGGCACTTCAAACATATGTACAACCCGAGAATTACCTCAGCAGGATCCATTATGCCACGTTTTCCCTGGTTGATTACAAACAAACTGGACAAAACAAAAATGGTGGACAAAATGAAACTGATGAAAAACTATTTCGACGTTCCATACACAAAAGCTGAAATAGATTCCGCCAATCAATGGGCCAATAATCAGGCTGCAGGAATTGTAAAAAGAATTTATTCCGAAGCTACCGATGTGAAAGAACAGATTGAAAAAGACAGAGCTGCAAAAGGAGCAACATTCGTTCCGCTTGAGCAAAGAGAGATTGTAGCCATGATCGCCTATCTGCAAAGATTAGGAACCGATATCAAAACGACTCAGATTCAAACCGCAAGTGCAGAATAA
- a CDS encoding cytochrome c — MKTRTPISIYILVTIGLTIMAFEMFAHDSGYFSSPFFWGLMLIAIILLLIMNSIGDLIENQNFTKLSAEEKAEYLKDKNTPYFQKLWNSAFKKQSATEEKDILIDHGFDGITELDNSLPKWWIGLFYFGCIFCAVYLTAFAFTDYAHPEAELNHETKQMLASIEEYEKNAPQVTLETAKYSADNIAEGQELFKTNCVTCHGDNGKGGIGPNLTDTHWINVKQKSLFKNVIWMLENGSPNNPTMRPFIKEGTITGRDAEKIAAYIYHINQETAPITPAQGGAPPQGEEVKWENGNNE, encoded by the coding sequence ATGAAAACAAGAACCCCTATTTCCATATATATCCTTGTCACAATAGGTTTGACGATCATGGCGTTCGAAATGTTCGCGCACGATTCAGGATATTTCTCTTCACCTTTTTTCTGGGGATTGATGCTGATTGCAATTATTCTTCTGTTGATCATGAATTCGATTGGAGATTTAATTGAAAACCAGAATTTCACCAAATTATCAGCTGAAGAAAAAGCTGAATATTTAAAAGATAAAAACACTCCCTATTTCCAGAAACTTTGGAATTCGGCTTTCAAAAAACAGTCTGCTACTGAAGAAAAAGACATTCTTATTGATCATGGTTTCGATGGAATTACAGAGCTCGACAACTCACTTCCAAAATGGTGGATCGGCCTGTTTTATTTCGGGTGCATCTTCTGTGCGGTATATCTTACAGCCTTTGCCTTCACAGATTACGCCCATCCTGAAGCAGAATTAAACCATGAAACGAAACAGATGCTCGCATCTATCGAAGAATATGAAAAAAATGCACCACAGGTAACACTTGAAACCGCAAAATACAGTGCAGATAATATTGCAGAAGGTCAGGAATTATTTAAAACCAACTGTGTCACATGTCATGGCGATAACGGGAAAGGAGGAATTGGTCCAAATTTAACCGATACCCATTGGATCAATGTAAAACAAAAAAGCTTATTCAAAAATGTAATCTGGATGCTTGAAAACGGATCGCCCAACAATCCTACGATGAGACCATTTATCAAAGAGGGAACCATTACAGGAAGAGATGCTGAAAAAATTGCGGCTTACATATATCATATCAATCAGGAAACCGCTCCTATCACTCCTGCTCAAGGAGGTGCCCCTCCACAAGGTGAAGAGGTAAAATGGGAGAACGGAAATAATGAATAA